One part of the Arthrobacter sp. EM1 genome encodes these proteins:
- a CDS encoding alpha-1,4-glucan--maltose-1-phosphate maltosyltransferase, which yields MTTNSRTSAVSKQKPKALITEGLRFGRFPITAVQPVVDGGNFPAKAIVGETLVVGATAFREGHDQLGVSAVLVDPRGKERQRVRLARPRGPRGQGTDRWEGLLTPPSTGAWSFVIEAWHDRYGTWHHNAEVKVEAGIDVELMLAEGAALLAEASEDSSRPSADRRTFRMAVVGLNDPSKTAEERLAAGFSPEVFAVIERQPIREQITVSQRYPLLVERELAGRGAWYEFFPRSEGAVRNHETGEWTSGNFRTAAARLDAVADMGFDVIYMPPIHPIGVQHRKGPNNTLLAGPHDPGSPWAIGAAEGGHDAIHPELGTFADFDAFVARAGELGLEVALDLALQAAPDHPWVASNPEWFTTRVDGSIAYAENPPKKYQDIFPLNFDNDPAGLSNEILRIVFLWISHGVKIFRVDNPHTKPVWFWEWLIGKVNKKHPDVVFLAEAFTRPAMMHALGRAGFQQSYSYFTWRNTKEELEEYFQEVSHESPAYFRPNFFVNTPDILTEFLQYGGPPAFKIRAALAATASPIWGVYAGFELYEHVARPGAEEYIDNEKFEYKARDWDAMADSGRTLAPYLSRLNEIRRAHPALGDLQNLTVHQSTDNATVVYSKHKTLPDGSKDTLIIVVNVDPHGIRESTVTLDLAALELHPDDLAHTGRFLVDDLVTGESWEWGEYNYVRLDAHVEPAHILSIRRSNA from the coding sequence GTGACGACAAATTCGCGAACGAGTGCCGTGTCCAAGCAAAAGCCGAAGGCCCTGATCACGGAGGGCCTTCGCTTTGGCCGTTTTCCAATCACCGCCGTACAGCCGGTGGTCGACGGCGGGAACTTCCCTGCCAAAGCCATTGTGGGGGAAACCCTGGTGGTAGGTGCCACTGCCTTCCGCGAAGGCCACGACCAGCTCGGCGTCAGCGCCGTCCTGGTCGATCCCCGCGGGAAGGAGCGCCAGCGGGTGCGTCTCGCCCGCCCCCGCGGCCCCCGCGGCCAAGGAACCGACCGCTGGGAAGGTCTCCTGACCCCACCCTCCACCGGCGCCTGGTCCTTTGTGATCGAAGCCTGGCATGACCGCTACGGCACATGGCACCACAACGCCGAGGTCAAGGTGGAAGCCGGCATCGACGTGGAGCTTATGCTGGCCGAGGGCGCTGCGCTGCTCGCCGAAGCGTCCGAGGACTCGTCCCGCCCGTCCGCGGACCGGCGGACGTTCCGGATGGCCGTCGTCGGACTTAACGACCCGAGCAAGACCGCCGAGGAACGCCTCGCCGCCGGGTTCAGCCCGGAGGTTTTCGCCGTCATCGAACGCCAGCCGATCCGTGAGCAGATCACCGTCTCCCAGCGCTACCCCTTGCTGGTGGAGCGCGAACTTGCCGGCCGCGGCGCCTGGTACGAGTTTTTCCCCCGCTCAGAGGGTGCTGTCCGCAACCACGAAACCGGTGAGTGGACCTCCGGGAACTTCCGCACCGCGGCGGCCCGACTCGACGCCGTTGCGGATATGGGCTTCGACGTCATCTACATGCCGCCCATCCACCCGATCGGGGTCCAACACCGCAAGGGCCCGAACAACACGTTGCTGGCAGGACCCCATGATCCCGGGTCGCCCTGGGCCATCGGGGCCGCGGAGGGCGGCCACGACGCCATCCACCCCGAGCTGGGCACGTTTGCGGACTTCGACGCTTTTGTGGCCCGCGCCGGCGAACTGGGCCTGGAGGTGGCCTTGGACTTGGCGTTGCAGGCCGCACCGGACCACCCCTGGGTTGCCAGCAACCCGGAGTGGTTCACCACCCGCGTTGATGGCAGCATCGCCTACGCCGAGAACCCGCCGAAGAAGTACCAGGATATTTTTCCGCTGAACTTCGACAACGATCCGGCCGGGCTCTCCAACGAGATCCTGCGGATCGTTTTCCTCTGGATCAGCCACGGCGTCAAGATCTTCCGGGTCGATAACCCGCACACCAAACCGGTGTGGTTCTGGGAATGGCTGATCGGCAAGGTCAACAAGAAGCACCCGGACGTGGTGTTCCTCGCCGAAGCGTTCACCCGCCCTGCGATGATGCACGCGCTGGGGCGGGCCGGCTTCCAGCAGTCCTACTCGTACTTCACCTGGCGCAACACCAAGGAGGAGCTGGAGGAATACTTCCAGGAGGTCAGCCACGAATCCCCGGCCTACTTCCGGCCGAACTTCTTCGTCAACACCCCGGACATCCTGACCGAGTTCCTGCAGTACGGCGGTCCGCCTGCCTTCAAGATCAGGGCTGCCCTGGCCGCTACCGCGAGCCCGATCTGGGGCGTTTACGCCGGATTCGAGCTCTACGAGCACGTGGCCCGGCCCGGCGCCGAGGAGTACATCGACAACGAGAAGTTCGAGTACAAGGCACGCGACTGGGATGCCATGGCGGACTCGGGCCGGACGCTGGCTCCCTACCTGAGCCGGCTCAATGAGATCCGCCGCGCCCACCCCGCCCTGGGCGACCTGCAGAATCTGACCGTGCACCAGAGCACCGACAACGCCACTGTTGTCTACTCGAAGCACAAGACGCTCCCCGACGGCAGTAAAGACACCCTGATCATCGTTGTCAACGTGGATCCGCACGGGATCCGGGAGAGTACCGTGACGCTGGATCTGGCGGCGCTGGAGCTCCATCCGGACGATCTGGCGCACACCGGCCGCTTTTTGGTCGACGATCTGGTGACCGGCGAGAGCTGGGAATGGGGCGAGTACAACTATGTCCGGTTGGACGCCCATGTTGAACCCGCCCACATTCTCAGCATCCGGAGGTCAAACGCGTGA
- a CDS encoding SRPBCC domain-containing protein, with the protein MDNLFSHAAADATGTAEQETSGGFDPVVFTVIVPGAVARAFVGFTEHTHLWWPLENHGVFGAGSYVEFEENLILESADDGRTAVWGSIDDWQPPMSFHASWHPGSSAVWSTELRVAFRAVEDGTEVRLVHGGWEGAEDPAATRLDCAAGWPEVLDRFVRFMGGADA; encoded by the coding sequence ATGGATAACCTCTTCAGCCACGCCGCCGCGGACGCCACCGGGACCGCGGAGCAGGAAACGTCAGGCGGCTTCGATCCCGTCGTCTTTACCGTTATTGTCCCCGGCGCAGTCGCCCGAGCCTTTGTTGGTTTCACCGAGCACACGCACCTTTGGTGGCCGCTGGAAAACCACGGCGTATTTGGCGCTGGCTCCTATGTGGAGTTTGAGGAGAACCTCATCCTGGAGTCCGCTGACGACGGCAGGACGGCCGTCTGGGGTTCCATCGATGACTGGCAGCCACCCATGTCCTTCCACGCCAGCTGGCACCCCGGGTCATCGGCGGTTTGGTCAACGGAACTGCGAGTCGCGTTCCGGGCAGTGGAAGACGGAACGGAGGTTCGGCTCGTGCACGGCGGCTGGGAAGGAGCCGAGGACCCGGCCGCAACACGCTTGGATTGTGCAGCTGGTTGGCCTGAAGTCCTGGACCGGTTTGTGCGCTTTATGGGTGGCGCCGACGCTTGA
- a CDS encoding glycoside hydrolase family 13 protein → MSVDSALAAPAELAGTLTGPLTPVHPEDLVPGWWRSAVIYQVYPRSFRDLNGDGIGDLAGITAELPKLADLDIDAVWLSPFYRSPQRDAGYDVSDYCDVDPLFGTLADFNAMMAEATRLGLRMIVDLVPNHCSDQHVAFQAALAASAGSPERDHFIFRDGLGTFGEEPPNNWQSHFGGPAWSRITEPDGTPGQWYLHLFDTSQPDFNWDNDAVHEEFERVLRFWLDRGVAGFRVDVAHALVKAPGLPEWGGRADGNSCDGYPGHDAPMFGQPALHNIYRRWRQILSEYGPDRILCAEANVDPLPRLADWVRPDEMHQAFNFPYLHAGLDVHRMRGIITESLTALDSVGAPSTWVLSNHDVVRHATRFGYDGHAPRDGDGIGSFDPQPDEVLGRSRAAAASMFMLGLPGGAYLYQGEELGLPDGINIPDNQRQDPTFARTGGERLGRDGCRVPLPWRTAEPHAGFGDGAAPWLPQPESFAGLARDAQAASPASHLNLYRRMLAERRALGLGRGSLAWAEAWCTDTCLAYVNGTTLVLLNAGRESVELPAGRVLIRSGQREAGDGLESAELPASGHRLSPGEAVWLEINLEDAES, encoded by the coding sequence ATGTCCGTTGATTCAGCACTCGCAGCCCCCGCCGAACTGGCCGGGACCCTGACCGGCCCTTTGACGCCGGTACACCCCGAAGATCTTGTCCCCGGATGGTGGCGCTCGGCCGTCATCTACCAGGTGTACCCGCGATCCTTCCGGGACCTGAACGGCGATGGCATCGGCGACCTCGCCGGGATTACCGCGGAACTTCCCAAGTTGGCTGATCTGGACATCGACGCCGTTTGGCTTTCGCCGTTTTACCGCTCCCCACAGCGTGATGCCGGTTACGACGTCAGTGACTACTGCGACGTTGATCCCCTTTTCGGCACGCTGGCTGACTTCAATGCCATGATGGCAGAGGCGACGCGGCTTGGCCTGCGAATGATCGTCGATCTGGTGCCCAACCACTGCTCAGACCAGCACGTTGCCTTCCAGGCCGCCCTGGCAGCCTCCGCCGGCAGCCCGGAACGGGACCATTTCATCTTCCGTGACGGCCTCGGAACATTCGGCGAAGAACCGCCGAACAACTGGCAGTCCCACTTCGGCGGGCCCGCCTGGAGCCGGATCACGGAACCGGACGGCACCCCGGGGCAGTGGTACCTGCACTTGTTCGATACCTCCCAGCCGGACTTCAACTGGGACAATGACGCCGTGCATGAGGAATTCGAACGTGTGCTGCGCTTCTGGCTGGACCGCGGAGTGGCCGGCTTCCGGGTTGACGTTGCCCATGCCCTGGTGAAAGCACCGGGCCTGCCGGAATGGGGCGGCCGCGCCGACGGCAACAGCTGCGACGGCTATCCCGGACACGATGCCCCGATGTTCGGCCAGCCAGCCCTCCACAACATCTACCGCAGATGGCGGCAGATCCTGTCCGAATACGGACCGGATCGCATCCTCTGCGCCGAAGCGAACGTGGACCCGCTGCCGCGGCTGGCCGACTGGGTCCGGCCGGACGAGATGCACCAGGCATTCAATTTCCCGTATCTGCACGCCGGCCTGGACGTCCACCGCATGCGCGGCATCATTACCGAGTCCCTGACCGCGCTGGACTCTGTCGGCGCTCCCAGCACCTGGGTACTCTCCAACCACGATGTGGTCCGGCACGCCACCCGCTTCGGCTACGACGGCCATGCGCCCCGCGACGGCGACGGGATCGGCAGCTTTGATCCGCAGCCGGACGAGGTCCTGGGCCGTTCCCGGGCCGCGGCAGCCTCTATGTTTATGCTCGGGCTGCCGGGCGGCGCCTACCTCTACCAAGGCGAAGAGCTCGGCCTGCCGGACGGGATCAACATCCCGGACAACCAGCGGCAGGACCCTACGTTTGCCCGCACCGGCGGCGAAAGGCTGGGACGGGATGGCTGCCGGGTGCCGCTGCCGTGGCGGACCGCAGAGCCTCACGCCGGCTTCGGCGACGGAGCAGCCCCCTGGCTTCCGCAGCCCGAGAGCTTCGCGGGACTGGCGCGAGATGCGCAAGCCGCCTCCCCGGCCTCGCACCTGAACCTCTACCGGCGTATGCTGGCCGAACGCCGCGCACTGGGGCTCGGACGGGGATCGCTCGCCTGGGCAGAGGCCTGGTGTACCGACACCTGCCTGGCCTACGTGAATGGCACCACCTTGGTGCTGCTCAACGCCGGGCGGGAGTCGGTTGAGCTGCCTGCCGGCCGGGTGCTGATCCGCAGCGGCCAGCGCGAAGCGGGGGACGGCTTGGAGTCAGCTGAACTGCCTGCCTCCGGGCATCGGTTAAGCCCAGGGGAAGCCGTTTGGCTGGAAATCAACCTCGAGGACGCGGAGAGCTAA
- a CDS encoding LacI family DNA-binding transcriptional regulator: MPGIKAVAERAGLSIATVSRALNGKGNVSARSRELARTAAAELGFVPSYHASSLASGRNHNVGVVVPFVHRWYFSAVLEGVSAALLDAGYDLTLYNVSVGQERRQSVLNDFLLRKRVDAVIAVSLKLSAAEIQQLLAIHRPIVGIGGPLPGTSTIRIDDAGIAQAATRHLIQLGHTKIAHLTGGSAYERDFRLPGTRQAGFQKAMMDAGLAIRPEWQVSADFTIQGGYTTARQLLGGSADRPTAVFAASDEMAIGTILAARDFGLSVPHDLSVIGIDGHELGEVFGLTTIDQDARGQGALAVGLLLEGLDGAGGAGAAGAAGAAGAAGAADTEYPTKLLIRSSTAVPPGNTEPQR, translated from the coding sequence ATGCCCGGTATCAAGGCCGTCGCAGAGCGCGCTGGCCTCTCCATCGCCACCGTTTCGCGGGCCCTGAACGGCAAAGGCAATGTCTCGGCCCGCAGCCGTGAACTCGCCCGGACTGCCGCGGCCGAACTCGGTTTCGTTCCCTCGTACCACGCCTCCAGCCTCGCCTCCGGGCGGAACCACAACGTCGGCGTTGTGGTTCCGTTTGTGCACCGCTGGTACTTTTCCGCGGTGTTGGAAGGCGTCTCTGCGGCCCTACTCGACGCCGGGTACGATCTCACGCTGTACAACGTCAGTGTGGGGCAGGAGCGCCGGCAGAGCGTGCTGAACGACTTTCTGCTCCGCAAGCGGGTGGATGCGGTGATCGCGGTCTCCCTGAAACTCAGCGCGGCCGAAATCCAGCAGCTCCTCGCGATCCACCGGCCCATTGTCGGGATCGGTGGACCGCTGCCCGGGACCTCGACCATCCGGATCGACGACGCCGGGATTGCCCAGGCCGCAACGCGCCACCTGATCCAGCTCGGCCACACCAAGATCGCCCATCTGACCGGCGGCTCCGCCTACGAGCGGGACTTCCGCTTGCCGGGCACCCGCCAAGCCGGCTTCCAGAAGGCCATGATGGACGCGGGCCTGGCGATCCGGCCGGAGTGGCAGGTCTCCGCCGACTTCACGATTCAGGGAGGCTATACCACCGCCCGGCAGTTGCTTGGGGGTTCGGCGGACCGGCCGACAGCGGTATTCGCGGCGTCCGACGAAATGGCGATCGGCACGATTCTTGCCGCCCGCGACTTCGGCCTGAGTGTGCCACACGACCTCTCCGTGATCGGCATTGACGGCCACGAACTCGGTGAGGTCTTTGGGCTCACGACGATCGACCAGGATGCGCGTGGCCAAGGTGCACTGGCGGTCGGGCTCCTGCTGGAAGGGCTCGACGGCGCCGGGGGCGCCGGCGCGGCGGGGGCAGCCGGGGCGGCGGGGGCGGCGGGGGCAGCCGATACCGAGTATCCGACGAAACTCCTGATCCGTTCAAGCACCGCCGTCCCGCCCGGCAACACGGAGCCACAGCGTTAG
- the treS gene encoding maltose alpha-D-glucosyltransferase: protein MSFSPTNPGQHFSPKGNFELNAPGLQHDPHWYRKAVFYEVLVRGFADGNGDGSGDFHGLIEKLDYLQWLGVDCLWLPPFFQSPLRDGGYDISDYNSVLDEFGTISDFKRLVAEAHARGVRVIIDLPLNHTSDQHPWFQESRKDPDGPFGDFYVWSDTDEKYEDARIIFVDTEESNWTFDPIRRQFFWHRFFSHQPDLNFENPKVIDALFDVVRFWLDQGIDGFRADAIPYLFEEEGTNCENLPQTHEFLRTLRKMVDESYPGRVIIAEANQPPAEVVEYFGTEEEPECHMAFHFPIMPRLYYALRDQKAAPIIETMKETPNIPEGAQWGTFLRNHDELTLEMVTADERAAMLGWYAPDPRMRANIGIRRRLAPLLDNSRSEIELINALLLSLPGSPFLYYGDEIGMGDNIWLEDRDAVRTPMQWNPDRNAGFSSADPGKLYLPVIQSLVYNYSMANVEAEAAHSGSLLRWTRQILSVRKNHPAFGLGTFEHVEADHDVVLAYLRELPEGNSAGEDSETILCAFNLSQHPVATTLRVPRFAGRGLRDVFGGQAFPAISEDGTLTLTLGSHDFFWLRIRSAASNPASPYTQAMPILSIEG from the coding sequence GTGAGCTTCAGCCCAACGAACCCAGGCCAGCACTTCAGCCCGAAGGGGAACTTCGAACTGAATGCCCCCGGCCTCCAGCACGATCCGCACTGGTACCGCAAAGCAGTCTTCTACGAAGTGCTGGTCCGGGGCTTCGCCGACGGGAACGGTGACGGTTCCGGCGACTTCCATGGTCTTATCGAGAAGCTGGACTACCTGCAGTGGCTCGGCGTCGACTGCCTGTGGTTGCCGCCCTTCTTCCAGTCCCCGCTCCGCGACGGCGGCTACGATATCTCGGACTACAACTCCGTGCTTGATGAATTCGGCACCATCAGCGACTTTAAGCGCCTTGTCGCGGAAGCCCATGCCCGCGGCGTGCGCGTGATCATCGACCTCCCGCTGAACCACACTTCCGACCAGCACCCGTGGTTCCAGGAATCGCGAAAGGATCCGGACGGTCCCTTCGGCGACTTCTATGTCTGGAGCGATACGGACGAGAAGTACGAAGACGCCCGCATCATCTTTGTGGACACCGAGGAATCGAACTGGACATTCGACCCGATCCGACGGCAGTTCTTCTGGCACCGCTTCTTCAGCCACCAGCCGGACCTCAACTTCGAAAACCCCAAAGTCATCGACGCCCTGTTCGACGTTGTGCGGTTCTGGCTGGACCAGGGCATTGACGGCTTCCGCGCAGACGCCATCCCGTATCTCTTCGAAGAAGAGGGCACCAATTGCGAGAACCTGCCGCAGACCCACGAATTCCTGCGCACCTTGCGCAAAATGGTCGATGAAAGCTACCCCGGCCGGGTGATCATCGCCGAGGCCAACCAGCCGCCGGCCGAAGTGGTCGAGTACTTCGGTACGGAAGAGGAACCGGAATGCCACATGGCGTTCCACTTCCCGATCATGCCGCGGCTGTACTACGCACTCCGGGACCAGAAGGCTGCCCCCATCATCGAGACGATGAAGGAAACCCCAAACATTCCCGAAGGCGCGCAGTGGGGCACCTTCCTGCGCAATCACGACGAGCTGACCCTGGAAATGGTCACCGCCGATGAACGTGCCGCCATGCTCGGCTGGTACGCCCCTGACCCGCGGATGCGAGCCAACATTGGCATCCGGCGGCGGTTGGCACCGCTGCTGGACAATTCCCGCTCCGAGATCGAGCTCATCAACGCCCTGCTGCTGTCCCTGCCGGGAAGCCCGTTCCTGTATTACGGTGACGAGATCGGGATGGGCGACAACATCTGGCTCGAGGACCGCGACGCCGTCCGCACGCCCATGCAATGGAACCCGGACCGCAACGCCGGTTTCTCCAGCGCGGACCCCGGGAAGCTGTACCTGCCGGTGATCCAGTCACTGGTGTACAACTACAGCATGGCCAACGTCGAGGCCGAAGCTGCGCACTCCGGGTCGCTGCTGCGCTGGACGCGCCAGATCCTCAGCGTCCGGAAGAACCACCCCGCATTCGGGCTGGGCACCTTTGAACATGTCGAAGCGGACCACGACGTCGTCCTCGCCTACCTGCGTGAGCTCCCGGAAGGCAACTCCGCAGGTGAGGACAGCGAAACCATCCTGTGCGCCTTTAACCTCTCCCAGCACCCGGTGGCCACCACGCTGCGGGTCCCCAGGTTCGCCGGCCGCGGCCTCCGGGACGTGTTTGGCGGCCAAGCGTTCCCGGCGATCTCCGAGGACGGAACCCTGACGCTCACCCTGGGCAGCCACGACTTCTTCTGGCTGCGGATCCGATCGGCGGCCTCCAACCCGGCGTCGCCGTACACCCAGGCCATGCCGATCCTGTCCATCGAGGGTTGA
- a CDS encoding 1,4-alpha-glucan branching enzyme produces the protein MTRPTFTPALSGLLGDWLPRQRWFPVKSPAFSFEPAGGLNLAGPGDGTGEAGLQVLMLAVDYQTPDGSRTDVVQVPLSIRTAPLAGAEAALIGQISGSGLADGAAGASVDRWVYDGVHDPAFISAWLELMRDRGTTAAGNATGHLVDSGYRLPRANGFVKVLSGEQSNTSVVVDDGESAAILKFFRVLSEGQNPEVEIGAALTAGRAAEVPATLGWVSGEWARPSGRPGAGPALGELAVAHEFLAGGLDAWRLAVDAAAGGRDFSAEAHALGAATAAVHRRLAEALGVAVESGPGRDIAPGVAERVRQSWAQAGPAVGPYDDALDRLLGFLEGSSAGALQRIHGDLHLGQILHVPGDGSRAPRWTILDFEGEPLRPISERNFPDVPLRDVVGMLRSFDYAAGAAVREHPDANVPGGWVDDCAEAFLAGYAEVIPGGIDRDSPLFVALWLDKALYEVIYELRNRPDWLSIPVHASRRLLGSTGSGVPAEAAAEGTNMTGSARIDRPGSPLPVDADTLARVAAGEHHAPHSVLGAHLDDHGHVTIRTVKHLAEAVSIVTPAGTFPMTHESGGIWVAVLEPQEPGHVPDYRLEVTYPGQAQQPADDPYRFLPTVGEIDLHLIGEGRHERLWDVLGAHVQHYKSVLGDVDGVSFAVWAPNAQAVRVKGDFNGWDGRQHSMRSLGSSGVWEVFIPGVVAGACYKFEIRTKQGYWLEKADPMAFGTEVPPLTASRVVEPSYAFKDAEWMKARAGRDPHNSPMSVYEVHLGSWRVGLGYRELAKELVEYVKWLGFTHVEFMPVAEHPFGGSWGYQVTSYFAPTSRFGHPDEFRHLVDELHQAGIGVLLDWVPAHFPKDEWALARFDGEALYEHADPNLGEHPDWGTLIFDFGRSEVRNFLVANALYWLDEFHIDGLRVDAVASMLYLDYSREEGQWKPNRFGGRENLEAMSFLQEVNATVYKTHPGAVMIAEESTAFPGVTAPTSQGGLGFGIKWNMGWMHDTLKYMAEDPFNRRWHHGTITFSLVYAYTENFLLPISHDEVVHGKGSMLRKMPGDRWQQLANLRAFLGYQWAHPGKQLIFMGTEFGQEAEWSEQHGLDWWLAESPGHQGVQRLTKDLNELYSSTPALYEQDNDPAGFQWINGGDANRNVLTFLRRDAAGNPVACAFNFSGSPHEDFQLGVPMAGEWREVLNTDADAYGGSGVLNEGTLTATAVDIDGQPAGLTVTLPPLGAAFFKPVS, from the coding sequence ATGACCCGGCCCACTTTTACGCCCGCACTGAGCGGACTGCTTGGCGACTGGCTTCCGCGCCAGCGCTGGTTCCCCGTGAAAAGCCCGGCTTTCAGCTTCGAACCCGCGGGGGGACTGAACCTCGCCGGTCCGGGCGACGGGACCGGCGAGGCCGGACTCCAAGTGCTGATGCTGGCCGTGGACTATCAGACTCCGGACGGCTCCCGCACCGACGTCGTCCAGGTCCCGCTCAGTATCCGGACTGCGCCGCTGGCCGGAGCCGAGGCAGCGCTGATCGGGCAGATTTCGGGCTCCGGCCTCGCCGACGGCGCTGCCGGTGCCAGCGTTGACCGGTGGGTTTACGACGGCGTTCACGACCCGGCGTTCATTTCCGCCTGGCTGGAGCTAATGCGCGACCGCGGCACCACCGCGGCCGGGAACGCCACCGGCCACCTCGTGGACTCCGGTTACCGCCTGCCCAGGGCTAACGGCTTCGTCAAAGTGCTCTCCGGAGAGCAATCCAACACTTCCGTAGTCGTCGACGACGGCGAATCGGCCGCGATCCTGAAGTTCTTCCGGGTGCTCTCCGAGGGCCAGAACCCGGAAGTGGAAATCGGCGCCGCCCTGACCGCAGGACGCGCCGCCGAAGTCCCGGCCACCCTCGGCTGGGTGAGCGGGGAATGGGCGCGGCCTTCCGGGCGGCCGGGAGCCGGGCCGGCGCTCGGCGAACTGGCCGTGGCACACGAGTTCCTTGCCGGCGGGCTCGATGCCTGGCGGCTTGCCGTCGACGCAGCGGCCGGCGGCCGGGACTTCAGCGCCGAGGCGCACGCGCTTGGCGCCGCCACCGCCGCGGTCCACCGGCGGTTGGCCGAGGCGCTCGGCGTCGCTGTCGAATCCGGGCCCGGACGCGACATAGCGCCAGGCGTCGCCGAGCGGGTGCGTCAATCCTGGGCGCAGGCCGGTCCCGCCGTCGGCCCCTACGATGATGCGCTGGACCGGCTGTTGGGGTTCCTCGAAGGCAGCAGCGCCGGGGCCCTGCAACGGATCCACGGCGATCTCCACCTGGGCCAGATCCTGCACGTTCCGGGCGATGGAAGCCGGGCACCGCGCTGGACCATCCTTGATTTCGAGGGTGAGCCGCTCCGGCCGATTTCCGAACGCAATTTCCCGGACGTCCCGCTACGCGACGTTGTGGGCATGCTGCGCTCCTTCGATTACGCCGCCGGCGCGGCAGTCCGCGAGCACCCGGACGCCAACGTCCCGGGAGGCTGGGTCGACGACTGCGCCGAGGCTTTCCTGGCCGGCTACGCGGAAGTCATCCCGGGCGGCATCGACCGGGACTCGCCTCTTTTCGTGGCGCTTTGGCTCGACAAAGCCCTCTACGAAGTCATCTACGAACTACGTAACAGGCCGGACTGGCTCTCCATTCCGGTTCACGCATCACGTCGTCTCCTCGGCAGTACAGGCTCCGGCGTCCCTGCCGAAGCCGCAGCGGAAGGTACCAACATGACAGGTTCAGCACGTATCGATCGTCCCGGAAGTCCACTGCCGGTGGACGCGGACACCCTGGCAAGGGTGGCCGCCGGCGAGCACCACGCGCCGCACTCGGTCCTCGGCGCGCACCTCGACGACCACGGACACGTCACCATCCGCACGGTCAAGCATCTTGCCGAAGCCGTCTCCATTGTGACCCCGGCCGGCACCTTCCCGATGACGCACGAGTCGGGCGGAATCTGGGTTGCCGTGCTGGAGCCGCAGGAGCCCGGCCACGTGCCCGACTACCGGCTGGAAGTGACCTATCCGGGCCAGGCTCAGCAGCCGGCTGACGACCCCTACCGGTTTTTGCCCACGGTCGGCGAAATCGACCTGCACCTGATCGGTGAAGGACGGCACGAGCGCCTCTGGGACGTGCTCGGCGCGCATGTCCAGCACTACAAGTCCGTTCTCGGGGATGTCGACGGCGTGTCCTTCGCCGTGTGGGCGCCCAACGCCCAGGCGGTCCGGGTCAAGGGCGACTTCAATGGCTGGGACGGCCGGCAGCACTCGATGCGCTCGCTTGGCTCCTCCGGAGTCTGGGAAGTCTTTATCCCAGGCGTTGTAGCAGGGGCGTGCTACAAGTTCGAGATCCGAACCAAGCAAGGGTACTGGCTGGAGAAGGCGGATCCGATGGCCTTCGGCACGGAGGTTCCGCCGCTGACGGCGTCGCGTGTGGTCGAGCCCTCCTACGCCTTCAAGGACGCGGAGTGGATGAAGGCCCGAGCCGGGCGGGATCCGCACAATTCGCCCATGAGTGTCTACGAGGTGCACCTCGGATCCTGGCGGGTTGGACTCGGCTACCGGGAGTTGGCCAAGGAACTCGTCGAATACGTCAAGTGGCTCGGCTTCACCCATGTGGAGTTTATGCCGGTGGCAGAACACCCCTTCGGCGGATCCTGGGGCTACCAGGTCACGTCCTACTTTGCTCCGACGTCGCGGTTCGGCCATCCCGATGAATTCCGCCACCTCGTGGACGAACTGCACCAGGCCGGCATCGGCGTTCTGCTGGACTGGGTACCGGCGCACTTCCCCAAGGATGAATGGGCCCTGGCACGGTTCGACGGCGAGGCGCTGTACGAACATGCCGACCCGAACCTCGGCGAACACCCCGACTGGGGAACACTCATTTTCGACTTCGGCCGCAGCGAAGTCCGCAACTTCCTGGTCGCGAACGCGCTTTATTGGCTCGATGAATTCCACATTGACGGCCTCCGCGTGGACGCCGTGGCCTCCATGCTCTACCTGGACTACTCCCGTGAGGAGGGGCAGTGGAAACCGAACCGGTTCGGCGGGCGGGAGAACCTTGAGGCAATGTCCTTCCTGCAGGAGGTCAACGCCACGGTCTACAAAACGCATCCCGGTGCCGTTATGATCGCCGAAGAATCCACCGCGTTCCCCGGCGTAACGGCGCCGACAAGCCAGGGCGGGCTGGGCTTCGGCATCAAATGGAACATGGGCTGGATGCACGACACGCTCAAGTACATGGCTGAGGATCCCTTCAACCGCCGGTGGCACCACGGCACCATCACCTTTTCGCTGGTCTATGCGTACACGGAAAACTTCCTGCTGCCGATCAGCCATGACGAAGTGGTCCACGGCAAGGGTTCGATGCTGCGTAAGATGCCGGGGGATCGCTGGCAGCAGTTGGCGAACCTGCGTGCTTTCCTTGGCTACCAGTGGGCGCATCCGGGCAAGCAGCTGATCTTTATGGGAACGGAATTCGGCCAGGAAGCGGAATGGTCTGAACAGCACGGGTTGGACTGGTGGCTGGCTGAAAGTCCGGGGCATCAGGGTGTCCAGCGCCTGACCAAGGACCTTAACGAGCTCTACAGCTCGACGCCGGCGCTCTACGAACAGGACAACGACCCCGCCGGCTTCCAGTGGATCAACGGCGGGGATGCCAACCGCAACGTCCTGACCTTCCTTCGCCGCGACGCCGCGGGCAACCCAGTTGCCTGCGCGTTCAACTTCTCGGGCTCCCCGCATGAGGATTTCCAGCTCGGTGTCCCCATGGCGGGGGAGTGGCGCGAAGTGCTGAACACCGATGCCGACGCCTACGGCGGGTCCGGTGTGCTGAATGAAGGCACCCTCACTGCCACCGCGGTGGACATCGACGGCCAGCCGGCAGGCCTGACCGTGACGCTGCCTCCCCTGGGTGCCGCCTTCTTCAAGCCTGTGAGCTGA